In Myripristis murdjan chromosome 9, fMyrMur1.1, whole genome shotgun sequence, the following proteins share a genomic window:
- the LOC115365001 gene encoding golgin subfamily A member 6-like protein 7 — MFSFLSEHVLQPIQSIFTRGSRPRTVPPGHMGLGLVLDNMYVQVYLKPPELKDPEQAVLDTENQDLRHMWVTNSELLKSCLDEKAALQRQVEELKSGTMTMDAAKLRACQKENKTLRREREYSKAVARQRSQHTRQLELQLITCQHQRDDALKEKEQSDGMARELAESKKRLEMWLMACERQRDEARRERERSDHMARQLVESKKRLEMWLMDCERQRDEARKEKEQSDHMARELAESKKRLEMWLVDCERQRDEARREKEQSDSMARQSDEKARQLAENNRGLEMQLMSRDHQKSEAQKEIEALRIKNEVLELELEALRSRLETKEKSESSSQPCPLSRFCRDLTDKIHRRRQERIEERNNRNSSSSSNANSDRPLNSMRQQV, encoded by the coding sequence ATGTTCTCGTTCCTTTCCGAACATGTCCTTCAGCCCATCCAGTCCATCTTCACCCGCGGGAGCCGTCCACGGACGGTCCCGCCAGGACACATGGGCCTGGGCCTGGTGCTGGACAACATGTATGTCCAAGTCTATCTGAAGCCCCCTGAGCTCAAAGATCCCGAACAAGCTGTTCTCGACACAGAGAACCAGGATCTGCGGCACATGTGGGTCACAAACAGTGAGCTGCTAAAATCCTGCCTGGATGAAAAAGCAGCCCTCCAACGACAAGTGGAGGAACTTAAAAGCGGAACCATGACCATGGACGCTGCAAAACTCCGTGCTTGTCAGAAGGAGAACAAGACTCTGCGCAGGGAGAGAGAGTACAGCAAAGCAGTGGCCAGGCAGCGCTCCCAGCATACGAGACAGCTGGAACTGCAGCTCATCACCTGCCAACATCAGAGGGATGATGCTCTCAAAGAGAAGGAGCAGAGTGACGGCATGGCCAGAGAGTTGGCTGAGAGCAAGAAGCGCCTGGAAATGTGGCTCATGGCCTGTGAACGTCAGAGAGATGAGGCtcgcagagagagggagcggagTGACCACATGGCCAGACAATTGGTTGAGAGCAAGAAGCGCCTGGAAATGTGGCTCATGGACTGCGAACGTCAGAGAGATGAGGCTCGCAAAGAGAAGGAGCAGAGTGACCACATGGCCAGAGAGTTGGCTGAGAGCAAGAAGCGCCTGGAAATGTGGCTCGTGGACTGTGAGCGTCAGAGAGATGAGGCTcgcagagagaaggagcagagcGACAGCATGGCCAGACAGTCGGACGAGAAGGCCAGACAATTGGCCGAGAACAATAGGGGCCTGGAAATGCAGCTCATGAGCCGCGATCATCAGAAAAGTGAGGCCCAAAAAGAGATTGAGGCCCTCCGTATAAAGAACGAGGTCTTGGAGCTGGAATTGGAGGCTCTGAGATCTCGCCtggagacaaaagagaaaagcgAGTCCAGCTCTCAGCCTTGCCCACTGAGTCGATTCTGCAGAGACCTGACGGACAAGATCCACAGGAGACGGCAGGAGCGGATAGAGGAACGCAACAACCGCaactccagctccagctccaacGCCAACTCCGATAGGCCTCTCAACTCCATGAGACAACAGGTGTGA